Proteins from one Streptomyces caniferus genomic window:
- a CDS encoding acyl-CoA thioesterase has translation MSDAEIGTDAETGPDGAAPFAVPVTVRGYETDTQGHLNQSVYLQYAEHARWSLLQASGIRQSTMVERRIGPVTVETTIRYRRELRAGDEVEVSCAFVWGEGRTFRIEQTVRRTDGTVAAEVSAVCGVLDLTERKLFQDPRAAFRELADDPSLLGLADS, from the coding sequence GTGTCGGACGCGGAAATCGGTACGGACGCGGAAACCGGTCCGGACGGGGCGGCGCCGTTCGCCGTCCCGGTCACCGTGCGCGGCTACGAGACGGACACCCAGGGCCACCTCAACCAGAGCGTCTATCTGCAGTACGCCGAGCACGCCCGCTGGTCTTTGCTGCAGGCGAGCGGCATCCGCCAGAGCACGATGGTGGAGCGGCGGATCGGCCCGGTGACCGTCGAGACCACCATCCGCTACCGGCGCGAGCTGCGGGCCGGTGACGAGGTCGAGGTGAGCTGCGCCTTCGTCTGGGGCGAGGGCAGGACCTTCCGGATCGAGCAGACCGTCCGCAGGACGGACGGCACGGTGGCCGCCGAGGTGAGCGCCGTCTGCGGGGTGCTCGACCTCACCGAGCGCAAGCTGTTCCAGGACCCGCGAGCGGCCTTCCGCGAGCTGGCCGACGACCCCTCGCTGCTCGGTCTCGCCGACAGCTGA
- a CDS encoding S1 family peptidase produces MERRFRKAALWGATVAVVMAATGPLSPARAVPRPDPSPPPSPRAMLDAMRRDLGLTAQQVRTRLAQEADAHRAAATVRRVLGAPPAGMWFDKATGKLVVAVTGAADAQLVRAAGAEPKTVPHSRATLTALVRQISGRAGKGVPGVTGWGVDERANGVVVRTDHTRRTARTEAFEKSVRGLAARVKVPVTVERNDRRPRQQGGSVVGGERWMPGSEGICSIGFSVTGPGGFQGFLTAGHCTLTPDQAAYGKDGSRMGTSNQGGGHSVNDREGDFGLVEVDQPGWIVSSYVAGQGGTPVTVTGSQEGLVGMSICRSGQSSGWHCGEITRVDQTVDYGNTVIEGLSFTNACSAAGDSGGSYVTQPNAPMAIGVHSGGGAATCGNFGGATITIFQPVGEALAKWNLRLKTGSP; encoded by the coding sequence ATGGAACGCCGCTTTCGCAAGGCAGCTCTCTGGGGCGCGACCGTCGCCGTGGTCATGGCGGCCACCGGCCCGCTCAGCCCGGCGCGTGCCGTGCCGCGGCCCGACCCGTCGCCCCCGCCCTCGCCCCGCGCCATGCTCGACGCGATGCGCCGGGACCTCGGGCTGACGGCGCAACAGGTGCGCACGCGGCTCGCGCAGGAGGCCGACGCGCACCGCGCCGCGGCCACCGTGCGCCGGGTGCTCGGCGCACCGCCCGCCGGGATGTGGTTCGACAAGGCGACCGGCAAGCTCGTCGTCGCGGTCACCGGCGCCGCGGACGCGCAGTTGGTACGGGCCGCCGGGGCGGAGCCGAAGACCGTGCCGCACAGCCGCGCCACGCTCACCGCACTGGTGCGGCAGATCAGCGGGCGGGCCGGCAAGGGCGTCCCGGGCGTCACGGGGTGGGGCGTGGACGAGCGCGCCAACGGCGTCGTGGTCCGCACCGACCACACCAGGCGCACCGCCCGCACCGAGGCCTTCGAGAAGTCCGTGCGCGGTCTCGCGGCACGCGTGAAGGTCCCCGTCACCGTCGAGCGCAACGACCGCAGACCGCGTCAGCAGGGCGGTTCGGTGGTGGGCGGCGAGCGGTGGATGCCCGGCAGCGAGGGCATCTGCTCGATCGGCTTCTCGGTGACCGGGCCGGGCGGCTTCCAGGGCTTCCTGACGGCCGGTCACTGCACCCTGACGCCCGACCAGGCCGCGTACGGCAAGGACGGCAGCCGGATGGGGACCTCCAACCAGGGCGGCGGGCACAGCGTCAACGACCGCGAGGGCGACTTCGGGCTGGTGGAGGTGGACCAGCCCGGATGGATCGTCAGCTCGTACGTGGCGGGCCAGGGCGGTACGCCGGTCACCGTCACCGGCTCCCAGGAGGGCCTGGTGGGCATGTCGATCTGCCGCTCCGGCCAGAGCAGCGGCTGGCACTGCGGGGAGATCACCCGGGTCGACCAGACCGTGGACTACGGCAACACGGTCATCGAGGGCCTCTCGTTCACCAACGCCTGCTCGGCGGCCGGTGATTCGGGCGGTTCGTACGTCACCCAGCCCAACGCCCCGATGGCGATCGGCGTGCACTCCGGCGGCGGCGCCGCCACCTGCGGCAACTTCGGCGGTGCCACCATCACGATCTTCCAGCCGGTCGGCGAGGCCCTGGCCAAGTGGAACCTGCGGCTGAAGACGGGCAGCCCCTGA
- a CDS encoding cell wall hydrolase, with amino-acid sequence MLRDPGRQIPASRGTVAFRRLPEALRKVTYSGARHPGAPTPECPSHTSDGADDAGGGSAPDAFADLAGGANCQRYAYAVLRHFGLLIPPLRSAELWADDRATRRADPPQPLDLVLFDSGPAEGRPPGYGAHVGVHLGPDQVLHLCREAGRPAVWRYADFAARPRYRRFLGAKRAVGAAGR; translated from the coding sequence ATGCTCCGCGACCCCGGCCGTCAAATCCCCGCCTCCCGTGGCACGGTGGCGTTCCGGCGGCTGCCGGAGGCGCTGCGCAAGGTGACCTACTCGGGCGCCCGCCATCCGGGAGCGCCGACACCTGAATGCCCGTCACACACCTCGGACGGGGCGGACGATGCCGGTGGCGGCAGCGCCCCCGACGCCTTCGCCGACCTGGCCGGGGGCGCGAACTGCCAGCGCTACGCCTATGCCGTGCTGCGCCACTTCGGCCTGCTGATACCACCGCTGCGCTCGGCGGAACTCTGGGCGGACGACCGCGCGACCCGGCGGGCCGACCCGCCGCAACCGCTGGATCTGGTGCTGTTCGACTCCGGGCCGGCAGAGGGGCGGCCACCGGGGTACGGCGCGCATGTCGGCGTCCACCTGGGGCCCGACCAGGTCCTGCATCTGTGCCGGGAGGCCGGCCGGCCCGCCGTATGGCGCTATGCCGACTTCGCGGCCCGCCCGCGCTACCGGCGGTTCCTCGGCGCCAAGCGGGCGGTGGGCGCGGCGGGCCGCTGA